The genomic DNA CGCCGTGACGACGCTTGCCCCAAACCTGCCGCAGGTCGCCTGTTTTGATACGGCCTTTCACGCGACCAACCCGCGCGTTGCCACGACCTACGCCATCCCCGTGACGCCGGGCATCCGCCGCTACGGCTTTCACGGCATCAGCTACGCCGATCTCGCCCGCCGCGTGACCCCGCAGCCCGACCGCCTTCTGGCGCTGCACCTCGGCAACGGGGCGTCCCTCTGCGCCATCAAGGCAGGACAGTCCGTCGCCACCACGATGGGCTATTCGCCGCTGGACGGCCTGACCATGGGCACCCGGTCCGGCAGCATCGACCCCGCAGCCGTCCTCGCCCTCGCCCGCCTGCACGGCATTGACGGCGCGGAAACCCTGCTGAACCGCCACAGCGGCCTCGCGGCCCTCGGCGGTGCCTCGGACATGCGCACCCTTTCTGCCACTGGCACCCGTGCCGCGCGCTTTGCAATCGGGCACTTCACCTACTGGGCGATCCGCCACGCGGGGTCCATGATCGCCGCGATGGGCGGGATTGATGCACTGGCCTTTACCGGTGGCATCGGCGAGAATGATCCCAATATCCGCGCCGCGATCATGGAGGGGCTGGCCTTCACCGGGCTGGTCATGGACGCGGCAGCGAACGCAGAGGGAGAGGCCCGCTTGCACACCGACCGATCACCCGTCGCCGCCTGGATCGTTCCCGCGCGCGAAGAGAGTGCCATCGCCCGCGCGGCTCTGGACCTGCTGGCGTGAGCGATCCGACCCTCGATCTGTCACGCCCCGTCGGTGACGAGGTCCGCAAGACCACCTGCTACATGTGCGCCTGCCGCTGCGGCATCGACGTCCACATGAAGGGTGGCAAGGTCGCCTATATCGAGGGCAACCGCGATCATCCCGTCAACAAGGGCGTCCTCTGTGCAAAGGGCAGCGCGGGCATCATGCAGCACAACGCCCCCGCCCGCCTGCGTGCACCCCTCAAACGCACCGGCCCGCGCGGATCGGGCGAGTATGAGGAGATCAGCTGGGACGAGGCCCTGACCCTCGCGACCTCCTGGCTGAAACCGCTGCGCGAGACGGCGCCCGAAAAGCTCGCCTTCTTCACCGGCCGCGACCAGTCGCAGTCCTTCACATCCCTCTGGGCGCAGGGCTTCGGCACCCCGAACTACGCCGCCCACGGCGGCTTTTGCTCGGTCAACATGGCCGCCGCGGGCATCTACACCATGGGCGGCGCCTTCTGGGAATTCGGCACCCCCGATTGGGAGAATACCAAGCTTTTCCTGCTCTTCGGCGTGGCCGAGGATCACGACAGCAACCCCATCAAGATCGGCATCGGCAAGCTCAAGGCGCGCGGCGCGCGCATCGTCGGCGTCAACCCGATCCGCACCGGCTACAACGCCGTGGCCGACGACTGGTTCGGCGTGACACCGGGCAACGACGGACTGCTGATCCTGAGCTTCGTCCACTGCCTGATGACCGCAGGCCAGATCGACGTGGACTACCTCGCGCGCTTCACCAACGCGAGCGTGCTGGTCAATCAGGACCCCAAATCCCCCGACTACGGCCTCTTCATCCGTGATGACGAGTTGCGCCCGCAGGTCATCGACCAGCGCACCGGCAAGCTCGCGCCGTGGAACGGCGAAGGGGTGGAACCGCAACTGACCGGCACATGGCGCAACGCGGGCACTACCCATCGCAGCGTCTTTCACCTGATGGCCGACCGCTATACCGACCCTGTCCACGCGCCTGAAAACGTGGCCGACCGCGTCGGCATCCCCGCCGCCCGCATCCGGCAACTGGCCGCCGACATGGCAAACGTGGCCTTCAACCAGCCGGTGATCCTCGACCGCCCTTGGACCGACTTTCGCGGCAAGCACCATG from Loktanella sp. M215 includes the following:
- a CDS encoding acetate/propionate family kinase; protein product: MSILVLNAGSSSVKSALFATDLTALDSLTISEVTNHAAAIATILDHYARHTLTASAHRVVHGGDVLTAATRVTPQVRAQIAALIPLAPLHNPAALAGIDAVTTLAPNLPQVACFDTAFHATNPRVATTYAIPVTPGIRRYGFHGISYADLARRVTPQPDRLLALHLGNGASLCAIKAGQSVATTMGYSPLDGLTMGTRSGSIDPAAVLALARLHGIDGAETLLNRHSGLAALGGASDMRTLSATGTRAARFAIGHFTYWAIRHAGSMIAAMGGIDALAFTGGIGENDPNIRAAIMEGLAFTGLVMDAAANAEGEARLHTDRSPVAAWIVPAREESAIARAALDLLA